A genomic stretch from Candidatus Methylomirabilis sp. includes:
- a CDS encoding SLBB domain-containing protein, producing the protein MDRAGRFRVALRKGQAGVAAMLAFALVACASALPAPQVPPVASEPAPEVPDQPAPSSPEPSGPAVVGNRTFTLVDGTPQYRIGPGDLLELLLSRGVTQDRLTVTVRTDGRVPVLFLDVGIGGLTAEQAAREIERALAAYYRVPRVEVLVKEFNSKKAIVLGAVSATAGRGSGVYPLRGRTRLSEFLASVGGVAPEADLEHIRVTREDGRVATVNLFAVVGEGELSRDLVLDAGDVVFIPTRPPGAERKVFVFGEVVKPGTVPYRTDMTLAEVIAEAGGITQVAAADATRIIRGNLRDGPTVLTADVESLVRRGDLRQDVRLFPRDIVIVPRSGLGNWNAFLAKIRPTLEFITLGLQPVIVYETVKD; encoded by the coding sequence ATGGATCGAGCGGGGAGATTCCGCGTCGCCCTCCGGAAAGGGCAGGCGGGAGTGGCCGCGATGCTCGCCTTCGCCCTCGTGGCGTGTGCGAGCGCGCTGCCCGCCCCGCAGGTCCCCCCCGTCGCATCCGAACCCGCCCCGGAAGTTCCTGACCAACCGGCCCCCTCCTCGCCGGAACCCTCGGGGCCGGCCGTCGTGGGGAACCGGACCTTCACCCTGGTGGATGGGACCCCTCAGTACCGGATCGGCCCCGGGGACCTCCTCGAGCTCCTCCTGTCCCGGGGCGTGACCCAGGACCGCCTCACCGTGACGGTCCGGACCGACGGGCGGGTCCCGGTCCTCTTCCTCGACGTGGGCATCGGCGGGCTCACGGCCGAGCAGGCGGCCCGGGAGATCGAGCGGGCCCTCGCGGCCTACTACCGGGTCCCCCGGGTCGAGGTGTTGGTGAAGGAGTTCAACAGTAAGAAGGCCATCGTCCTCGGGGCGGTGAGCGCCACCGCCGGCCGGGGGTCCGGGGTCTACCCGCTGCGGGGGAGGACCCGGTTGAGCGAGTTCCTGGCGAGCGTCGGGGGGGTGGCCCCGGAGGCAGACCTGGAGCACATCCGGGTGACCCGGGAGGACGGCCGGGTCGCGACCGTGAACCTCTTCGCAGTGGTAGGAGAGGGGGAGCTCTCCCGGGACCTGGTCCTGGATGCCGGGGACGTCGTGTTCATCCCTACCCGCCCGCCGGGGGCCGAGCGGAAGGTGTTCGTCTTCGGCGAGGTCGTGAAGCCCGGGACGGTTCCGTACCGGACCGACATGACCCTGGCGGAGGTGATCGCGGAGGCCGGCGGCATCACGCAGGTCGCCGCGGCCGACGCCACCCGCATCATCCGGGGCAACCTCCGCGATGGGCCGACCGTCCTGACCGCCGATGTGGAGAGCCTGGTCCGCCGCGGCGACCTCCGGCAGGATGTCCGCCTGTTTCCCCGGGACATCGTCATCGTCCCCCGCAGCGGCCTGGGGAACTGGAACGCCTTCCTGGCCAAGATCCGACCGACCCTGGAGTTCATCACGCTCGGGCTGCAGCCGGTCATCGTCTACGAGACGGTGAAGGACTAG
- a CDS encoding HD domain-containing phosphohydrolase, protein MTDPQEATQLLRELSVALNGFLEAARANQSLPLAPLEPLAARLVDGLGATDALMVGALDVRGGQGSLAAHCIHVAIFAIRIAAGMELPRAEQVKVALAGLLHDVGMVRFPPDFTQVERALTAREQEELKRHPEEGYKILSALGPAYKWLADVAHQEHERDDGSGYPRGLTGDQILETARIVALADIYESVTHPRAHRKALVPFDAVREILTTERRRFSERVVKGLLKGLSAFPVGSLVRLNTREVARVVATNPAFPMRPAVEVLFDAAGDRVQGRRIDLARNSLQYIVDSVTVHEVL, encoded by the coding sequence ATGACCGACCCCCAGGAAGCAACCCAGCTCCTTCGGGAGCTGAGCGTGGCCCTCAATGGGTTCCTGGAGGCGGCCCGGGCGAATCAGTCCCTTCCGCTGGCTCCCCTCGAGCCGCTGGCTGCCCGCCTCGTGGACGGGCTCGGGGCGACGGATGCGCTGATGGTGGGGGCCCTGGACGTGCGGGGAGGGCAGGGGAGCCTGGCCGCGCACTGCATCCACGTGGCGATCTTCGCGATCCGGATCGCGGCCGGCATGGAGCTCCCCCGGGCCGAACAGGTGAAGGTGGCGCTGGCTGGGCTTCTTCACGACGTGGGGATGGTGCGCTTCCCCCCGGACTTCACCCAGGTGGAGCGGGCCTTGACGGCTCGGGAGCAGGAGGAGCTGAAGCGCCACCCCGAGGAGGGCTACAAGATCCTGAGCGCGCTGGGGCCCGCGTACAAGTGGCTGGCGGATGTGGCCCACCAGGAGCACGAGCGGGACGACGGGAGCGGCTACCCCCGCGGGCTCACGGGCGACCAGATACTGGAGACGGCCCGCATCGTCGCCCTAGCCGACATCTACGAGTCCGTGACGCACCCGCGGGCGCACCGGAAGGCGCTGGTCCCTTTCGACGCGGTCCGGGAGATCCTGACGACCGAGCGGCGTCGCTTCAGCGAGCGGGTCGTCAAGGGGCTCCTCAAGGGACTCTCCGCCTTCCCGGTGGGGAGCCTGGTGCGGTTGAACACCCGGGAGGTGGCCCGGGTGGTGGCCACCAACCCGGCCTTCCCAATGCGCCCCGCGGTGGAGGTGCTCTTCGATGCCGCTGGGGACCGGGTACAGGGGCGGCGGATTGACCTGGCCAGGAACAGCCTGCAGTACATCGTGGACTCCGTCACGGTCCACGAGGTGCTGTAG
- a CDS encoding methyltransferase domain-containing protein codes for MLADRVRLRAFHRAIRATVRPGDVVVEIGAGLGTYSFFAARAGARRVYAIEADPEICRLAECLAEQNGLADRIRFLRGHSTDIELPERADVAIFEDYTGFFFSSSLPRLLRDIRERHLKRSGRLMPSGVDLFLAGAQDPRTHRQLDLLKSQRERVFGLDFSETRRLAMNHPLGTEATSRHLLTAPLRCTRVTLGNGQSFSFAFSGTTQFRRSGILHGLLGWMELQLAPGCAISCSPLGRPTSWGQTFFPFAEPLRARKGGRLKVGMELIFPKGTSWYHQRWIASAETEYREGNTFAGAPFSARSLNGESASTFGKLGPRSRVLLTLLSELRGKSSYGKVAATLAKKYPRFFESQEDALATVIRLVPALSTLAGGL; via the coding sequence ATGCTGGCAGACCGGGTGCGCCTCCGGGCCTTCCATCGGGCGATCCGCGCGACGGTCCGCCCCGGCGATGTCGTCGTGGAGATCGGCGCGGGGCTGGGAACCTATTCCTTCTTCGCGGCCAGGGCCGGCGCCCGCCGCGTGTACGCGATCGAGGCCGACCCCGAGATCTGTCGGCTGGCCGAGTGCCTGGCTGAGCAAAACGGCCTCGCCGATAGGATCCGGTTCCTGCGGGGACACTCGACAGATATCGAGCTTCCCGAACGGGCCGATGTCGCGATCTTCGAGGACTACACCGGCTTCTTCTTCTCCAGCAGCCTGCCCCGTCTCCTTCGGGACATCCGCGAACGCCATCTCAAGCGGTCGGGGCGCCTGATGCCCTCCGGAGTGGATCTCTTCTTGGCAGGGGCTCAGGACCCCAGGACCCACCGCCAACTCGATCTCCTCAAATCCCAGAGAGAGCGTGTGTTCGGTCTGGATTTCAGCGAGACTCGCCGGCTGGCGATGAACCATCCCCTGGGCACGGAGGCAACATCCCGACACCTGCTGACAGCCCCTCTCCGGTGCACCCGAGTCACTCTCGGCAACGGTCAGAGCTTCAGTTTCGCCTTCTCTGGGACGACGCAATTCCGCCGCAGCGGAATCCTGCACGGGTTACTGGGATGGATGGAACTTCAGCTGGCTCCGGGGTGCGCGATCTCCTGTTCCCCTCTCGGTCGGCCGACCTCGTGGGGACAGACATTCTTCCCGTTTGCTGAACCGCTGCGGGCGCGCAAGGGGGGACGCCTGAAGGTCGGCATGGAACTGATCTTTCCCAAGGGGACATCCTGGTACCACCAGCGTTGGATCGCCTCGGCAGAGACAGAGTATCGGGAGGGAAACACGTTCGCAGGGGCCCCGTTCTCCGCGCGCTCCCTGAACGGTGAGTCGGCCAGCACGTTCGGGAAGCTCGGGCCCCGAAGCCGGGTCCTGCTGACGCTGCTCTCGGAGCTCAGAGGAAAGAGCTCGTACGGAAAGGTCGCAGCAACGCTCGCGAAGAAATATCCCCGCTTTTTTGAGAGTCAGGAGGATGCTTTGGCTACCGTCATCCGCCTCGTCCCCGCCCTTTCGACGCTCGCGGGGGGCTTGTGA
- a CDS encoding nucleotidyltransferase family protein — MASLADLPPDLELLSRLARVSHEDGPPPGGVSSAELEGAVETAHAHNTLGVLLPALRRGGRLLPNALEARLAAAEPALVAQALFRESGLEEVLRVLARADVEVAVLKGAFLASCVYGDFAERPMNDFDLFVQGQDLSRAGHALQEAGYALEDPRLREEPGGAAHFRSPAGQAVELRHDLTQGTRLRGVVDFPEADMWRRRRAFSTSSGETLCSLDPTDHLLYLAYHAGMLHLFAALIWLLDIDRFVRKFQGEVAWDELPPRARRIGCATCLWHGLGLAKQLLGTPVEDSVLRALKPDRLRARLVQRWLTPQTLLRGMTPPRAVRMQALQMLLLDTIAADARSLWQGLFPPRQWLQWRYRTSNPLVLLLFRTVYPFGGWARRRT; from the coding sequence ATGGCTTCCCTCGCGGATTTGCCACCCGACCTGGAGCTGCTCTCTCGTCTCGCCCGCGTGAGCCACGAAGACGGACCGCCCCCCGGGGGGGTGTCCTCCGCCGAACTGGAGGGGGCGGTCGAGACGGCGCACGCCCACAACACGTTGGGGGTGCTCCTCCCGGCTCTCCGACGGGGGGGACGTCTTCTCCCCAACGCCCTCGAGGCGCGCCTGGCCGCCGCCGAGCCCGCCCTCGTCGCCCAGGCGCTGTTCCGCGAAAGCGGCCTCGAGGAAGTCTTGCGCGTCCTCGCTCGAGCGGATGTGGAAGTGGCGGTCCTGAAGGGCGCCTTCCTGGCCTCCTGCGTCTATGGGGATTTTGCAGAGCGGCCGATGAACGATTTTGACCTCTTCGTGCAGGGGCAGGATCTGTCCCGGGCGGGTCATGCGCTCCAGGAGGCGGGCTACGCCCTTGAGGACCCGCGGCTCCGCGAGGAGCCGGGAGGGGCAGCCCATTTCCGGAGCCCAGCCGGTCAGGCGGTCGAGTTGCGCCACGACCTCACCCAGGGGACGCGTCTCCGGGGCGTGGTGGACTTCCCGGAAGCGGACATGTGGAGGAGGCGGCGGGCCTTTAGCACCTCGTCGGGGGAGACCCTGTGCAGCCTCGATCCGACGGATCATCTGCTCTACCTCGCCTACCACGCGGGGATGCTGCACCTCTTCGCCGCGCTCATCTGGCTCCTGGACATCGATCGATTCGTCCGGAAGTTTCAGGGGGAGGTTGCGTGGGACGAGCTCCCCCCCCGCGCCCGCCGGATCGGCTGCGCCACCTGCTTGTGGCACGGCTTGGGATTGGCCAAACAACTCCTCGGCACGCCGGTCGAGGACTCCGTGCTTCGAGCGCTGAAGCCCGACAGGCTGCGCGCAAGGCTTGTGCAGCGGTGGCTCACCCCCCAGACGCTCCTCCGCGGGATGACCCCTCCCCGAGCGGTCCGCATGCAGGCGCTGCAGATGCTTCTCCTGGACACGATTGCTGCGGATGCCCGGTCTCTCTGGCAAGGACTCTTCCCGCCGCGGCAGTGGCTGCAGTGGCGCTACCGCACCTCCAACCCCCTCGTGCTGCTCCTCTTCCGCACCGTGTACCCCTTTGGAGGCTGGGCCCGCCGGCGGACGTGA
- a CDS encoding polysaccharide biosynthesis tyrosine autokinase codes for MAQYEINLRDYWRIIRRRKAIVIAVPLAFAAFSSLVAELQRPHPVFHAVASVRVEKASSLTGLLLEAITFSSGDNLATQAALIKSFPVMERAVKKLGRLPQDLTTREIRSTPPHLQAVTELQERVQAAQEGNTNIINITATAPEAEQAARTANAVAEAFREENIAARTKQVREARLFIEEQLEEVGGRLRASEEELKALKEQRRFVSLPEETSAALNQLVALQLEREALLVDLLPAHPQVQALETRIEGVRRVLEQHQRGLPGTALQVARLQREVKVHEDLYAFLKGKHQEALIREREQVEEVSIVRPATAPAKPSNLPQTAAKTLVGLVVGLTLGLVLAFVVESLDTSIGTIEDVEAYLQVPVLGLIPNIDVAKEIREVGEVDPASIDEGVVERYAFLITLLLPKSTIAEAYRSLRTNLEFLRLEKDLKTIVVTSASLSEGKTTTAINLAISMAQMGRKTLLIEADLRKPYLHHAFGIPKDPGLAEVIIGTYEWTDVLRTATDLMLGKLGLEKVVTAPGIDNLHILTSGNPPPNPAEFLNSQKMADLIRAFRDAYDAVIFDCSPVLPVTDAVILGAKTDGCLIVYRVGKVARSALRRVKTLMENVRIRVLGVVLTGLRSEVSPDFQDLEYYRYAYRDEPGRRGEAPRRLAAATEPVKGWLKTLGPILGKLKRRLLLVVLGVLLVAGILAWREGLLSVPETPSRPAERLQERLRRPAPPDPEPLAPPVEPPPAPKGETGLSPVLPRKPAGNPAPLIPGGNAARAAEIPSAARPATEPADPPAEPFAPPLAQVRPVPPARPATPAPPVAEAAQAPPGSAEQPEAKSGPAPFALQISSFEIPASALKETRRLRGAGHPVFTLPTVSPEGRKVRRVYFGAYRSAAEAREAAAALKARGVIEDFAVHRLPFAIELAPPDEPEVARALREKCEALGYLPEETGEEADRRWRLQAFRTRQEAAAVAADLAALGAAPAVVER; via the coding sequence GTGGCGCAGTACGAGATCAACCTTCGCGACTACTGGCGGATCATCCGCCGGCGGAAGGCGATCGTCATCGCCGTCCCGCTGGCCTTCGCCGCCTTCTCCTCGCTCGTGGCGGAGCTTCAGCGCCCCCACCCGGTCTTCCACGCGGTCGCTAGCGTCCGGGTAGAGAAGGCCTCCAGCCTGACCGGGCTCCTCCTGGAGGCCATCACGTTCTCGTCCGGCGACAACCTGGCGACCCAGGCCGCCCTCATCAAGTCGTTCCCGGTCATGGAGCGGGCGGTGAAAAAGCTGGGGCGCCTCCCCCAGGACCTGACGACCCGCGAGATCCGCAGCACCCCCCCCCACCTCCAGGCCGTCACCGAGCTGCAGGAACGGGTCCAGGCGGCGCAGGAGGGGAATACCAACATCATCAACATCACCGCGACCGCGCCGGAGGCGGAGCAGGCGGCGCGGACGGCGAACGCGGTGGCGGAGGCCTTCCGGGAGGAGAACATCGCCGCCCGGACCAAGCAGGTCCGGGAGGCACGCCTCTTCATCGAGGAGCAGCTGGAGGAGGTGGGCGGCCGTCTCCGGGCCTCCGAGGAGGAGCTGAAGGCGCTGAAGGAGCAGCGGCGGTTCGTCTCGCTCCCCGAGGAGACGAGCGCAGCCCTGAACCAGTTGGTGGCGCTGCAGCTCGAGCGGGAGGCGCTCCTGGTGGACCTGCTGCCGGCGCATCCCCAGGTGCAGGCCCTGGAGACCCGGATCGAGGGGGTGCGGCGGGTCCTGGAGCAGCACCAGCGGGGTCTCCCGGGGACGGCCCTGCAGGTCGCTCGGCTGCAGCGGGAGGTGAAGGTCCACGAGGATCTCTACGCCTTCCTGAAGGGGAAGCACCAGGAGGCGCTCATCCGGGAGCGGGAGCAGGTGGAGGAGGTGAGCATCGTCCGCCCTGCCACGGCTCCGGCGAAGCCGAGCAACCTCCCCCAGACGGCGGCCAAGACCCTCGTGGGGCTGGTCGTGGGGCTGACGCTCGGTCTGGTCCTGGCCTTCGTGGTCGAGTCTCTGGACACCTCCATCGGGACCATCGAGGACGTGGAGGCCTACCTGCAGGTTCCGGTCCTGGGCCTCATCCCCAACATCGACGTGGCCAAGGAGATCCGGGAGGTGGGGGAGGTGGACCCGGCCAGCATCGACGAGGGGGTGGTGGAGCGGTACGCGTTCTTGATCACCCTGCTCCTGCCGAAGTCCACCATCGCCGAGGCCTACCGCTCCCTCCGCACCAACCTGGAGTTCCTCCGCCTCGAGAAGGACCTCAAGACCATCGTGGTGACCTCCGCCTCCCTGAGCGAGGGGAAGACCACCACCGCCATCAACCTGGCCATCAGCATGGCGCAGATGGGCCGCAAGACCCTGCTCATCGAGGCCGACCTGCGCAAGCCCTACCTGCACCACGCCTTCGGCATCCCCAAGGACCCGGGCCTGGCCGAGGTCATCATCGGGACCTACGAGTGGACGGATGTCCTCCGGACCGCCACCGACCTCATGCTGGGAAAGCTCGGCCTGGAGAAGGTGGTGACGGCGCCCGGGATCGACAACCTGCACATCCTGACGAGCGGCAACCCGCCCCCGAACCCGGCCGAGTTCCTCAACTCCCAGAAGATGGCCGACCTGATCCGGGCCTTCCGCGACGCCTACGACGCGGTCATCTTCGACTGCTCCCCGGTCCTGCCGGTGACCGACGCCGTCATCCTGGGGGCCAAGACGGACGGGTGCCTGATCGTCTACCGGGTCGGGAAGGTGGCCCGCTCGGCCCTGCGGCGGGTCAAGACCCTGATGGAGAATGTCCGCATCCGGGTCCTGGGGGTGGTCCTGACCGGGCTCCGGTCCGAGGTCAGCCCCGACTTCCAGGACCTGGAGTACTACCGGTACGCCTATCGCGATGAGCCGGGGCGCCGAGGCGAGGCACCGCGTCGCCTTGCGGCGGCCACCGAGCCGGTGAAGGGATGGCTGAAGACCCTGGGGCCGATCCTCGGGAAGTTGAAGCGGCGGCTGCTCCTGGTGGTTCTGGGTGTCCTCCTGGTCGCGGGCATCCTCGCCTGGCGGGAAGGGCTCCTCTCCGTCCCCGAGACCCCGAGCCGGCCTGCCGAGCGTCTCCAGGAGCGCCTGCGGCGGCCCGCGCCCCCCGACCCCGAGCCCCTGGCCCCGCCGGTCGAGCCGCCTCCCGCGCCGAAGGGAGAGACCGGACTCTCGCCGGTCCTTCCCCGCAAGCCTGCCGGCAACCCGGCCCCCCTGATCCCCGGGGGGAACGCCGCCCGCGCGGCGGAGATCCCGTCGGCCGCCCGGCCCGCGACGGAGCCGGCTGACCCGCCGGCCGAACCCTTCGCGCCGCCCCTCGCCCAGGTCCGGCCCGTCCCTCCTGCCCGGCCAGCCACGCCCGCGCCACCCGTCGCCGAGGCGGCCCAGGCGCCCCCCGGCTCCGCGGAGCAGCCGGAGGCCAAGAGCGGCCCGGCCCCCTTCGCCCTGCAGATCTCCTCCTTCGAGATCCCGGCGTCTGCCCTCAAGGAGACCCGGCGCCTCCGGGGAGCCGGCCACCCGGTCTTCACCCTCCCCACCGTGAGCCCCGAGGGGCGGAAGGTCCGGCGGGTCTATTTCGGGGCCTACCGGAGCGCCGCCGAGGCCCGGGAGGCAGCGGCGGCCCTGAAGGCCAGGGGGGTCATCGAGGACTTCGCCGTCCATCGCCTGCCCTTCGCGATCGAGCTGGCCCCCCCCGACGAGCCCGAAGTGGCCCGCGCGCTCCGGGAGAAATGCGAGGCCCTCGGGTACCTGCCCGAGGAGACGGGGGAGGAGGCCGACCGGCGCTGGCGTCTCCAGGCCTTCCGGACGCGGCAGGAGGCGGCCGCCGTGGCGGCGGACCTGGCGGCCCTCGGGGCCGCCCCCGCCGTGGTCGAGCGCTAG
- a CDS encoding PqqD family protein — protein sequence MVPETERPRANLAVLYRELRTGCVLYHPGTNEAHVLNLTAAYIWTCCDGRMDVAAIAAHIAKVCHLPMPEALRDVKKALGDFHAKKLLL from the coding sequence ATGGTTCCCGAGACGGAGCGGCCCCGGGCCAACCTCGCCGTCCTCTACCGTGAGCTGAGGACCGGGTGCGTGCTCTACCACCCCGGGACCAACGAGGCGCATGTGCTGAACCTCACTGCCGCCTACATCTGGACCTGCTGCGATGGCCGAATGGATGTTGCCGCGATCGCCGCCCACATCGCCAAGGTGTGTCATCTTCCGATGCCCGAGGCGCTGCGGGACGTCAAGAAGGCGCTGGGAGACTTCCATGCCAAGAAGCTCCTCCTCTAA